A window from Salvia miltiorrhiza cultivar Shanhuang (shh) chromosome 2, IMPLAD_Smil_shh, whole genome shotgun sequence encodes these proteins:
- the LOC131008820 gene encoding pentatricopeptide repeat-containing protein At2g03880, mitochondrial-like isoform X2, with translation MRNPPQTAIRGILSTLHGVPARRSTFCPAKNHLPNSLSSRSSISTSAARISEKANWEFSRGRKPEKIRSLLELKTSETSCLEEGVEKSRLKWYSEKLRDCAAGMCRREGRVIHGCIIRRGTEPDVHLWVSLINFYAKCGALEFSRGVFEQMPVKDVVSWTALISGYVAQGNGRESVELFYEMRSDDVRPNEFTLATVLKGCSLSSDLGFGKQVHAEVVKIGVLSDAYIGSSLIDLYSKCGEMEYADDIFCMMPEKNAFLWSALLNGYAQMGNGEAVLRLFLRMTEPELRFSNFTLSIVLKGIASSGALRAGQAIHSMVIKIGGELDDFVTCSLVNLYSKCGVADDALKVFRKINNPDIVAWSSIISVLDHQGLKEEAAKLFQLMRESGVRPNQFTLSSLASAATDIGDLSYGRSIHGCAYKYGLESDDLLSNALISMYMKLGSILEGYRIFDRMTNRDVISWNALLSGFHDDGTSDEGTRIFRQMLADGFRPNMYTYVSTLRSCSSLLNVEVGRQVHAHIIKDKFDTDDYVGTALIDMYAKCGRMEHVEAIFNTLDEKDVFTWTVMISGFSQTNQGEKAVHCFNEMRREGVVPNEFTVASCLRGCSGLASLEGGRQLHSLAVKAGLSTDIFVSSALVDMYGKCGYIDDAEILFGGMKLRDTVMWNTMICGYSQHGEGDKALQAFSKMMNDRLLPDGITFLGILSACSHMGLVEEGKKYFHSMSESYGISPSIEHYACLIDVLGRAGRFDEVECLIEDMELTPNALIWENVLGACRLHGNVELGEKAAEKLFQMDPETDSNYVLLSNLYAAKGRWDDASKIRASMSSKGVKKEPGCSWVEVDAQVHVFLSQDASHPRLSDIHQKLGELGNAVTEAGYAPDAEHSLHNVSGKERVDNLLHHSERLALGFALINRSNAAGKIRIFKNLRICGDCHEFMKFVSGTMDREIIVRDRNRFHHFHHGVCSCKDYW, from the coding sequence ATGCGCAATCCACCACAAACCGCAATCAGAGGCATTCTTTCCACTCTCCACGGAGTTCCCGCCAGGCGTTCGACGTTTTGCCCGGCCAAGAACCATCTCCCGAACTCGCTCAGCTCCCGCTCTTCTATTTCTACTTCCGCCGCAAGAATTTCGGAAAAGGCAAATTGGGAGTTCAGTCGTGGAAGAAAACCGGAAAAGATACGATCTTTGCTTGAGCTAAAAACATCAGAGACTTCTTGTTTGGAGGAAGGAGTCGAGAAAAGTAGGCTTAAATGGTATTCGGAAAAGCTGAGAGATTGTGCAGCTGGAATGTGTCGTAGAGAAGGCAGAGTGATTCATGGCTGTATTATTCGAAGAGGGACCGAGCCTGATGTGCACCTGTGGGTTTCTTTGATAAACTTTTATGCAAAATGTGGGGCATTGGAGTTTTCGCGCGGCGTGTTTGAGCAAATGCCGGTTAAAGACGTAGTGTCGTGGACTGCTCTGATATCGGGTTATGTAGCTCAAGGGAATGGCAGAGAGAGTGTTGAGTTGTTCTATGAAATGAGGAGTGATGACGTGAGGCCGAACGAGTTCACTCTGGCCACCGTGTTGAAGGGCTGCTCGCTGTCGTCGGATTTGGGCTTTGGGAAGCAAGTGCACGCGGAGGTGGTTAAGATTGGCGTTCTCTCGGATGCTTACATCGGTTCATCTCTGATTGACCTTTACTCGAAATGTGGGGAGATGGAGTATGCGGACGACATTTTCTGTATGATGCCGGAGAAAAATGCTTTTTTGTGGAGCGCTTTGCTTAATGGTTATGCACAGATGGGAAATGGTGAGGCGGTCTTACGATTATTTTTGAGAATGACTGAGCCAGAGTTGAGGTTTAGTAACTTCACGTTGTCGATTGTGTTGAAAGGAATAGCTAGCTCCGGTGCTCTTAGAGCTGGTCAGGCGATCCATTCAATGGTGATCAAGATTGGTGGTGAACTTGATGATTTTGTTACATGTAGCCTAGTTAATTTGTACTCAAAATGTGGAGTGGCGGATGACGCCCTAAAAGTGTTTAGGAAGATAAATAATCCGGATATAGTTGCGTGGAGCTCGATTATCAGCGTGCTGGATCACCAAGGTTTGAAGGAAGAAGCAGCCAAGTTGTTTCAACTGATGAGGGAATCTGGTGTGAGGCCAAATCAGTTCACTCTCTCAAGTCTTGCTAGTGCTGCCACCGATATAGGTGACCTGAGCTATGGCCGAAGCATTCATGGCTGTGCTTACAAGTATGGGCTCGAATCTGATGATTTGTTGAGTAATGCGTTGATTTCCATGTACATGAAGCTTGGATCAATATTGGAGGGGTACCGTATCTTTGATAGAATGACTAATCGGGATGTCATTTCTTGGAACGCCCTCTTATCCGGATTCCATGATGATGGAACTTCTGATGAAGGAACCAGGATTTTCAGACAGATGCTTGCTGATGGTTTTAGGCCCAatatgtatacttatgttagcACTTTAAGGTCATGTTCGAGCCTCTTGAATGTTGAAGTTGGGAGACAAGTTCATGCCCACATAATAAAAGACAAATTCGACACAGATGATTATGTTGGGACTGCTCTGATCGACATGTATGCCAAGTGCGGGCGCATGGAGCACGTGGAAGCCATATTTAACACGTTAGACGAGAAAGATGTCTTCACTTGGACTGTTATGATCTCAGGCTTCTCACAGACGAATCAAGGAGAAAAGGCGGTTCATTGCTTCAATGAGATGCGGAGAGAAGGTGTTGTTCCTAACGAGTTCACCGTTGCTAGCTGTTTGAGGGGTTGCTCCGGGCTTGCCAGCCTTGAGGGTGGACGACAGTTGCACTCGTTGGCAGTTAAAGCTGGGCTGTCTACTGACATTTTTGTATCCAGCGCACTGGTTGACATGTACGGGAAGTGTGGATACATCGATGATGCTGAAATCCTGTTTGGTGGAATGAAACTGCGTGACACTGTCATGTGGAACACAATGATATGCGGATATTCTCAACACGGAGAGGGCGATAAGGCTCTTCAAGCGTTTAGTAAAATGATGAACGACAGACTGCTGCCCGATGGAATCACCTTTCTAGGTATCCTCTCTGCCTGCAGCCACATGGGATTGGTTGAAGAAGGGAAGAAGTATTTTCACTCAATGAGTGAATCCTATGGAATTTCTCCCAGTATCGAGCACTATGCTTGCTTGATCGATGTGCTTGGTCGAGCAGGCAGATTCGATGAGGTTGAATGCCTTATTGAAGATATGGAGCTAACTCCAAATGCTTTGATATGGGAGAATGTACTTGGTGCTTGCAGACTCCATGGAAATGTGGAATTGGGTGAAAAAGCTGCTGAGAAACTCTTTCAAATGGATCCTGAAACAGATTCAAACTACGTTTTGCTATCTAATCTATATGCTGCAAAAGGGAGGTGGGACGATGCCTCCAAGATTCGAGCATCCATGTCAAGTAAAGGCGTAAAGAAGGAACCTGGATGCAGCTGGGTTGAGGTTGATGCTCAAGTTCATGTCTTCTTATCTCAGGATGCATCACACCCGAGGCTATCGGATATCCATCAGAAGCTGGGGGAGTTGGGAAACGCGGTCACTGAAGCAGGGTATGCACCCGATGCAGAGCATTCACTTCATAATGTTTCGGGCAAGGAAAGGGTGGATAATCTCTTACATCACAGTGAGAGGTTAGCTTTAGGGTTTGCTCTCATAAACAGGAGCAATGCTGCTGGGAAGATCAGGATTTTCAAGAATCTTCGTATCTGTGGAGACTGTCATGAATTTATGAAGTTTGTGTCGGGCACCATGGATCGAGAGATCATAGTTCGTGATAGAAACCGCTTCCACCACTTCCACCACGGCGTGTGCTCGTGTAAAGATTATTGGTGA
- the LOC131008820 gene encoding pentatricopeptide repeat-containing protein At2g03880, mitochondrial-like isoform X1, producing the protein MGCDFCCTQMRNPPQTAIRGILSTLHGVPARRSTFCPAKNHLPNSLSSRSSISTSAARISEKANWEFSRGRKPEKIRSLLELKTSETSCLEEGVEKSRLKWYSEKLRDCAAGMCRREGRVIHGCIIRRGTEPDVHLWVSLINFYAKCGALEFSRGVFEQMPVKDVVSWTALISGYVAQGNGRESVELFYEMRSDDVRPNEFTLATVLKGCSLSSDLGFGKQVHAEVVKIGVLSDAYIGSSLIDLYSKCGEMEYADDIFCMMPEKNAFLWSALLNGYAQMGNGEAVLRLFLRMTEPELRFSNFTLSIVLKGIASSGALRAGQAIHSMVIKIGGELDDFVTCSLVNLYSKCGVADDALKVFRKINNPDIVAWSSIISVLDHQGLKEEAAKLFQLMRESGVRPNQFTLSSLASAATDIGDLSYGRSIHGCAYKYGLESDDLLSNALISMYMKLGSILEGYRIFDRMTNRDVISWNALLSGFHDDGTSDEGTRIFRQMLADGFRPNMYTYVSTLRSCSSLLNVEVGRQVHAHIIKDKFDTDDYVGTALIDMYAKCGRMEHVEAIFNTLDEKDVFTWTVMISGFSQTNQGEKAVHCFNEMRREGVVPNEFTVASCLRGCSGLASLEGGRQLHSLAVKAGLSTDIFVSSALVDMYGKCGYIDDAEILFGGMKLRDTVMWNTMICGYSQHGEGDKALQAFSKMMNDRLLPDGITFLGILSACSHMGLVEEGKKYFHSMSESYGISPSIEHYACLIDVLGRAGRFDEVECLIEDMELTPNALIWENVLGACRLHGNVELGEKAAEKLFQMDPETDSNYVLLSNLYAAKGRWDDASKIRASMSSKGVKKEPGCSWVEVDAQVHVFLSQDASHPRLSDIHQKLGELGNAVTEAGYAPDAEHSLHNVSGKERVDNLLHHSERLALGFALINRSNAAGKIRIFKNLRICGDCHEFMKFVSGTMDREIIVRDRNRFHHFHHGVCSCKDYW; encoded by the coding sequence ATGGGATGCGATTTCTGCTGTACACAGATGCGCAATCCACCACAAACCGCAATCAGAGGCATTCTTTCCACTCTCCACGGAGTTCCCGCCAGGCGTTCGACGTTTTGCCCGGCCAAGAACCATCTCCCGAACTCGCTCAGCTCCCGCTCTTCTATTTCTACTTCCGCCGCAAGAATTTCGGAAAAGGCAAATTGGGAGTTCAGTCGTGGAAGAAAACCGGAAAAGATACGATCTTTGCTTGAGCTAAAAACATCAGAGACTTCTTGTTTGGAGGAAGGAGTCGAGAAAAGTAGGCTTAAATGGTATTCGGAAAAGCTGAGAGATTGTGCAGCTGGAATGTGTCGTAGAGAAGGCAGAGTGATTCATGGCTGTATTATTCGAAGAGGGACCGAGCCTGATGTGCACCTGTGGGTTTCTTTGATAAACTTTTATGCAAAATGTGGGGCATTGGAGTTTTCGCGCGGCGTGTTTGAGCAAATGCCGGTTAAAGACGTAGTGTCGTGGACTGCTCTGATATCGGGTTATGTAGCTCAAGGGAATGGCAGAGAGAGTGTTGAGTTGTTCTATGAAATGAGGAGTGATGACGTGAGGCCGAACGAGTTCACTCTGGCCACCGTGTTGAAGGGCTGCTCGCTGTCGTCGGATTTGGGCTTTGGGAAGCAAGTGCACGCGGAGGTGGTTAAGATTGGCGTTCTCTCGGATGCTTACATCGGTTCATCTCTGATTGACCTTTACTCGAAATGTGGGGAGATGGAGTATGCGGACGACATTTTCTGTATGATGCCGGAGAAAAATGCTTTTTTGTGGAGCGCTTTGCTTAATGGTTATGCACAGATGGGAAATGGTGAGGCGGTCTTACGATTATTTTTGAGAATGACTGAGCCAGAGTTGAGGTTTAGTAACTTCACGTTGTCGATTGTGTTGAAAGGAATAGCTAGCTCCGGTGCTCTTAGAGCTGGTCAGGCGATCCATTCAATGGTGATCAAGATTGGTGGTGAACTTGATGATTTTGTTACATGTAGCCTAGTTAATTTGTACTCAAAATGTGGAGTGGCGGATGACGCCCTAAAAGTGTTTAGGAAGATAAATAATCCGGATATAGTTGCGTGGAGCTCGATTATCAGCGTGCTGGATCACCAAGGTTTGAAGGAAGAAGCAGCCAAGTTGTTTCAACTGATGAGGGAATCTGGTGTGAGGCCAAATCAGTTCACTCTCTCAAGTCTTGCTAGTGCTGCCACCGATATAGGTGACCTGAGCTATGGCCGAAGCATTCATGGCTGTGCTTACAAGTATGGGCTCGAATCTGATGATTTGTTGAGTAATGCGTTGATTTCCATGTACATGAAGCTTGGATCAATATTGGAGGGGTACCGTATCTTTGATAGAATGACTAATCGGGATGTCATTTCTTGGAACGCCCTCTTATCCGGATTCCATGATGATGGAACTTCTGATGAAGGAACCAGGATTTTCAGACAGATGCTTGCTGATGGTTTTAGGCCCAatatgtatacttatgttagcACTTTAAGGTCATGTTCGAGCCTCTTGAATGTTGAAGTTGGGAGACAAGTTCATGCCCACATAATAAAAGACAAATTCGACACAGATGATTATGTTGGGACTGCTCTGATCGACATGTATGCCAAGTGCGGGCGCATGGAGCACGTGGAAGCCATATTTAACACGTTAGACGAGAAAGATGTCTTCACTTGGACTGTTATGATCTCAGGCTTCTCACAGACGAATCAAGGAGAAAAGGCGGTTCATTGCTTCAATGAGATGCGGAGAGAAGGTGTTGTTCCTAACGAGTTCACCGTTGCTAGCTGTTTGAGGGGTTGCTCCGGGCTTGCCAGCCTTGAGGGTGGACGACAGTTGCACTCGTTGGCAGTTAAAGCTGGGCTGTCTACTGACATTTTTGTATCCAGCGCACTGGTTGACATGTACGGGAAGTGTGGATACATCGATGATGCTGAAATCCTGTTTGGTGGAATGAAACTGCGTGACACTGTCATGTGGAACACAATGATATGCGGATATTCTCAACACGGAGAGGGCGATAAGGCTCTTCAAGCGTTTAGTAAAATGATGAACGACAGACTGCTGCCCGATGGAATCACCTTTCTAGGTATCCTCTCTGCCTGCAGCCACATGGGATTGGTTGAAGAAGGGAAGAAGTATTTTCACTCAATGAGTGAATCCTATGGAATTTCTCCCAGTATCGAGCACTATGCTTGCTTGATCGATGTGCTTGGTCGAGCAGGCAGATTCGATGAGGTTGAATGCCTTATTGAAGATATGGAGCTAACTCCAAATGCTTTGATATGGGAGAATGTACTTGGTGCTTGCAGACTCCATGGAAATGTGGAATTGGGTGAAAAAGCTGCTGAGAAACTCTTTCAAATGGATCCTGAAACAGATTCAAACTACGTTTTGCTATCTAATCTATATGCTGCAAAAGGGAGGTGGGACGATGCCTCCAAGATTCGAGCATCCATGTCAAGTAAAGGCGTAAAGAAGGAACCTGGATGCAGCTGGGTTGAGGTTGATGCTCAAGTTCATGTCTTCTTATCTCAGGATGCATCACACCCGAGGCTATCGGATATCCATCAGAAGCTGGGGGAGTTGGGAAACGCGGTCACTGAAGCAGGGTATGCACCCGATGCAGAGCATTCACTTCATAATGTTTCGGGCAAGGAAAGGGTGGATAATCTCTTACATCACAGTGAGAGGTTAGCTTTAGGGTTTGCTCTCATAAACAGGAGCAATGCTGCTGGGAAGATCAGGATTTTCAAGAATCTTCGTATCTGTGGAGACTGTCATGAATTTATGAAGTTTGTGTCGGGCACCATGGATCGAGAGATCATAGTTCGTGATAGAAACCGCTTCCACCACTTCCACCACGGCGTGTGCTCGTGTAAAGATTATTGGTGA